Proteins from a genomic interval of Clostridium scatologenes:
- a CDS encoding response regulator, which produces MIENSILNNNNSFLINALSCMADGVIVVDVNGKIMFLNSAAEEITGWLSKEAKNENFNTIFPLINISTGEKIRSPIDNVIKLGKSVGLTKNSGLITKDNRKRYISANSSPIKDDCGNFIGVVVVFRDITRIRSIELELINKEIELRKAKEQAEAASKAKSEFLANMSHEIRTPLNGLVGMVDLTLLTDLNYEQKENLMTAKSCANSLLKVINDILDFSKLEAGKLVIENINFDIKNLIEEIIRANSSTAVAKEIELNYTFSSTIPQFLIGDPNRLRQVLNNLINNAIKFTEHGEISLKVKNIETIDEHVKLEFSVTDTGIGISEENINTIFESFSQVDSSSTRIVGGTGLGLAISKQLTEIMGGNLLVKSKFGQGSSFYFILKFPVGKEMKKVIKQPFKINKATKKLNILLVEDDKLNQQVIERMLKEREYFVDIANNGSEAIKMYENKKYDVILMDIQMPVMNGIEATKIIREKEIENHTPIIAITAYALKGDKERFLSKGMDDYIPKPIKMDKLFNVIESHTVSSKEESLKNFNIRFGENGEIEFFNDESRILNKEKPIIMKKLLYSIEELNKALQKKQLSSIERLANKIKSLSDEINIYELKDISFKVELSARRGDLNEAVYYAKKVSEEFEILKKSILDI; this is translated from the coding sequence ATGATTGAAAATAGTATTTTAAATAATAACAATTCATTTCTAATTAATGCATTATCATGTATGGCTGATGGTGTAATTGTTGTTGATGTTAATGGAAAAATTATGTTTTTAAATTCAGCAGCAGAAGAAATAACAGGATGGTTATCAAAGGAAGCAAAAAATGAAAATTTTAATACTATCTTTCCTTTGATAAACATTAGTACAGGTGAAAAAATTAGAAGTCCAATTGATAATGTAATTAAATTGGGAAAGTCAGTTGGACTTACTAAAAATTCAGGACTAATAACAAAGGATAATAGAAAAAGATATATTTCAGCTAACAGTTCACCTATAAAAGATGATTGTGGAAATTTTATTGGGGTAGTTGTAGTTTTTAGGGATATTACAAGAATTAGGAGTATTGAATTAGAACTAATAAATAAGGAAATAGAACTTAGAAAGGCAAAAGAACAAGCAGAGGCAGCTAGTAAAGCTAAAAGTGAATTTTTGGCAAATATGAGTCATGAAATTAGAACACCTCTTAATGGATTGGTTGGTATGGTAGATTTGACTCTTTTAACTGATCTAAATTATGAGCAAAAAGAAAATCTAATGACAGCTAAATCTTGTGCAAATTCTCTGCTAAAGGTTATTAATGACATATTAGATTTTTCAAAACTTGAAGCTGGAAAATTAGTTATAGAAAATATTAATTTTGATATTAAAAATCTTATAGAGGAAATAATAAGGGCTAATTCTTCAACTGCAGTTGCAAAAGAAATTGAATTAAATTACACATTTTCTTCTACAATACCTCAGTTCCTTATAGGAGATCCGAATAGATTAAGACAGGTATTAAATAATTTAATTAATAATGCAATTAAGTTTACAGAACATGGTGAAATTTCATTAAAGGTAAAGAATATAGAAACTATAGATGAACATGTTAAGTTAGAATTTAGTGTAACTGACACAGGTATTGGAATATCAGAAGAGAACATAAATACAATATTTGAAAGTTTTAGCCAAGTAGATAGTTCATCCACAAGAATAGTAGGCGGCACAGGACTAGGCCTTGCTATATCTAAACAGCTTACTGAGATAATGGGTGGAAATTTGTTGGTTAAAAGCAAATTTGGTCAAGGAAGTAGTTTCTATTTCATTTTAAAATTCCCTGTTGGTAAAGAAATGAAAAAGGTTATAAAACAGCCTTTCAAGATAAATAAGGCGACTAAAAAATTAAATATATTGCTTGTGGAAGATGATAAGTTGAATCAACAAGTTATAGAACGAATGTTAAAAGAAAGAGAATACTTTGTTGATATTGCAAATAATGGTTCAGAAGCAATAAAAATGTACGAAAATAAAAAATATGATGTAATACTTATGGATATTCAAATGCCAGTAATGAATGGTATTGAAGCTACGAAAATAATAAGAGAAAAAGAAATTGAAAATCATACACCAATTATAGCTATTACAGCGTATGCTTTAAAGGGTGATAAAGAAAGATTTTTATCAAAGGGGATGGATGATTATATACCAAAACCTATAAAGATGGATAAGCTGTTTAATGTTATAGAAAGTCATACAGTGAGCAGTAAGGAAGAAAGTTTGAAAAATTTCAATATAAGATTTGGTGAAAATGGAGAAATTGAGTTTTTTAATGATGAGAGTAGGATTCTTAACAAAGAAAAACCAATTATTATGAAAAAATTGTTGTATTCCATAGAAGAGCTCAATAAAGCCTTGCAGAAAAAACAATTATCATCTATTGAAAGATTAGCAAATAAAATAAAAAGTTTATCTGATGAAATAAATATATACGAATTAAAGGATATTTCTTTTAAAGTAGAGCTTTCTGCAAGACGTGGAGATCTCAATGAAGCTGTTTATTATGCTAAGAAAGTGAGTGAGGAATTTGAAATTCTTAAAAAGTCAATTTTAGATATTTAA
- a CDS encoding response regulator: MRILIAEDDLASRRFLLKFLSQYGECDIVVDGIETLDAYLIAVKENNPYDLICLDIMMPKVDGVKVLKAIREFEDDREIVTEKRAKIIMTTALMDTEYVHKAFELGCEAYAAKPIDTNKLIEVMKKLELI; the protein is encoded by the coding sequence ATGAGAATATTAATTGCAGAAGATGATTTGGCCAGCAGAAGATTTTTATTGAAGTTTCTTTCACAATATGGGGAATGTGACATTGTAGTAGATGGTATAGAAACTTTAGATGCTTATTTAATTGCTGTTAAAGAAAATAATCCTTATGATCTTATTTGTCTTGATATAATGATGCCTAAAGTAGATGGAGTAAAGGTACTTAAAGCTATTAGAGAATTTGAGGATGATAGAGAGATTGTTACTGAAAAAAGAGCAAAAATAATAATGACAACAGCTCTTATGGATACAGAGTATGTTCATAAAGCTTTTGAACTAGGTTGTGAAGCATATGCTGCTAAACCTATAGATACAAATAAACTAATTGAAGTCATGAAAAAATTAGAATTAATATAA
- a CDS encoding response regulator: protein MKKILIVDDAMFMRVALKTMLENNGYEVVGEAEDGADAISKYSILKPDIVTMDITMPKMDGVEALSEIKKKDPNCKIVMISALGQETWVKKAIIIGAKGFIVKPFKEEHVIKTLSKL, encoded by the coding sequence ATGAAAAAGATCTTAATTGTAGATGATGCAATGTTTATGCGTGTTGCACTTAAAACGATGCTTGAAAATAATGGATATGAAGTTGTGGGTGAAGCTGAAGATGGGGCTGATGCTATAAGTAAGTATTCAATATTAAAACCAGATATAGTAACAATGGATATTACTATGCCTAAGATGGATGGTGTAGAAGCATTGTCCGAAATAAAAAAGAAGGATCCTAATTGTAAAATTGTTATGATTTCTGCTTTAGGACAAGAAACTTGGGTTAAAAAGGCTATTATAATTGGAGCAAAGGGATTTATAGTTAAGCCTTTTAAGGAAGAACATGTTATTAAAACTTTAAGTAAATTATAA
- a CDS encoding metallophosphoesterase family protein, producing the protein MKKLKLTTVILTVIILAIFLFVYKNRTINRELTNSKKVVSSVDKKVINKKGELNFSVLGDVHGDARKLKIAIDDLHDINDAADAMVFNGDNVDQGIKSQYYIMESTLNKKANVLPKIIIKNIGNHEYFDYARGRNNSENVEKLKNMYLDFAEEKSIYHDKWINGYHFISLGSEVGNTEKPGSAVNAFLSRNQLDWLQQKLSEKHEKGKPIFIFLHQHLNTSIAGWIGIEQRDELNEILSKYPEAILFTSHTHVLLSIDNVRSNGTFTTVHTGAVHYDILPEEDHKIKRLYNESQGLYVEVHGDKVLIKGRDFAKKSWIFSKEIDTSVK; encoded by the coding sequence ATGAAAAAATTAAAATTAACTACAGTAATATTAACAGTAATAATTTTAGCTATTTTTTTATTTGTATATAAAAATAGAACTATTAATAGAGAATTAACCAATTCTAAAAAAGTAGTAAGTAGTGTAGATAAAAAAGTAATTAATAAAAAAGGCGAACTTAATTTTTCTGTTCTTGGAGATGTCCATGGAGATGCTCGTAAACTAAAAATTGCTATTGATGATTTGCATGATATAAATGATGCTGCTGATGCAATGGTGTTTAATGGTGATAATGTAGATCAAGGGATAAAAAGTCAGTATTATATAATGGAGAGTACTCTGAATAAAAAAGCAAATGTATTGCCTAAGATTATAATTAAAAATATTGGTAACCATGAGTATTTTGACTATGCAAGAGGCAGAAATAATTCTGAAAATGTTGAAAAGCTCAAAAATATGTATTTAGATTTTGCAGAAGAAAAGTCTATATATCATGATAAGTGGATTAATGGATATCATTTTATATCCCTGGGATCAGAAGTTGGTAATACAGAAAAACCAGGTTCAGCAGTAAATGCTTTTTTATCACGAAATCAATTGGATTGGCTGCAGCAGAAGTTATCTGAAAAGCATGAAAAAGGTAAGCCTATTTTTATATTTTTACATCAGCATTTAAATACTAGCATAGCAGGTTGGATTGGAATAGAACAAAGAGATGAGCTTAATGAAATTTTGTCAAAATACCCTGAAGCTATTTTGTTTACATCACATACACATGTTTTGCTGAGTATAGATAATGTAAGGTCAAATGGAACATTTACTACAGTTCATACAGGAGCTGTTCATTATGATATATTGCCAGAAGAAGACCATAAAATTAAAAGACTTTATAATGAAAGTCAAGGATTGTATGTAGAAGTGCATGGAGACAAAGTATTAATAAAAGGTAGAGATTTTGCAAAAAAATCCTGGATATTTTCAAAAGAAATTGATACTAGTGTAAAATAA
- a CDS encoding HD domain-containing phosphohydrolase has translation MLNNFKIKAKILILSFIMLIMILILGLVSLHNETISNNREFNLLDNTIRKNYTPERQYDMDIIIAKEKELKHNELIKNIIIFIILSTLFIFLSIIITYIISKNITFPIQIAINQVKQIPNNLLEAEFPEHFNNRRDEIGELVTAINKMNNSISNVIENVNVKVNTIMEQNKLLYNTLMSASDGIISTDKNGNVRLVNTTAEKLLGWKQDEILGKAFDEIFNIIDEKTREKCESPLKIVFSTKKTTELNYNILLISKKGAETPIENSASPLKNSEGFVIGMILIFRDISEKKKKNEKIQYLSFHDQLTKLHNRRFFENALERMDIEENYPLGFIIADVNGLKLANDAFGHLVGDKLLQKAAYVMKKACKANDVIARIGGDEFAILLPKTNLRGAELLVEKMQKSTYFEKVGSINLSISFGCACKNTCSNKIANIFKKAEKNMYKQKLCESQNIKLNIINIIIDTMCEKFKGIETYYLKISNLCETVGKQLNLPDNDIEDLRTAALLHDIGNISLDENILNKPDKLTNLERFEIQHHPETGYHILNSVNNMAKVSEYVLDHHERWDGKGYPRGLKGDKIPIQSRIISIVDTYATLINEKPYRKAFTKEQAIEIIKKNSGTQFDPAIVKEFIKILEQATVH, from the coding sequence ATGTTGAATAACTTTAAAATAAAAGCAAAAATTCTTATTTTATCGTTTATAATGCTTATTATGATATTAATATTAGGATTAGTTTCATTACATAATGAAACTATATCAAATAATAGAGAATTTAATTTATTAGATAATACAATAAGAAAAAACTATACTCCTGAAAGACAATATGATATGGATATAATAATTGCTAAAGAAAAAGAATTAAAACATAATGAACTCATTAAAAATATAATTATTTTTATTATTTTATCTACATTATTCATTTTTTTATCTATTATAATCACATACATTATATCAAAAAATATAACTTTTCCTATACAAATTGCTATTAATCAAGTAAAACAAATTCCTAACAATTTGTTAGAAGCAGAATTTCCAGAACATTTTAATAATAGAAGAGATGAAATTGGAGAACTTGTAACAGCTATTAATAAAATGAATAATTCAATTAGTAATGTGATTGAAAATGTAAATGTTAAAGTAAATACTATAATGGAACAAAACAAATTACTTTATAATACTCTAATGTCTGCTAGCGATGGTATAATATCAACAGACAAAAATGGAAATGTAAGACTAGTTAATACAACTGCTGAAAAGCTTTTAGGCTGGAAACAAGATGAAATTTTGGGCAAAGCATTTGATGAAATTTTTAATATTATAGATGAAAAAACAAGAGAGAAATGTGAAAGTCCATTAAAAATTGTATTTAGTACTAAAAAAACTACTGAACTTAATTACAATATTTTATTAATCTCTAAGAAAGGAGCTGAAACTCCTATTGAAAATAGTGCATCACCACTTAAAAATAGTGAAGGTTTTGTAATTGGAATGATACTTATATTTAGAGATATTTCAGAAAAAAAGAAAAAGAATGAAAAAATACAATACTTAAGCTTTCATGATCAATTAACTAAACTTCATAATCGTAGATTTTTTGAAAATGCACTAGAAAGAATGGATATTGAAGAAAATTATCCTTTAGGTTTTATTATTGCAGATGTCAATGGTTTAAAATTGGCAAATGATGCTTTTGGCCATTTAGTTGGTGATAAACTTTTACAGAAGGCTGCTTATGTAATGAAAAAAGCATGCAAAGCCAATGATGTTATTGCAAGAATTGGCGGTGATGAATTTGCCATACTCCTTCCTAAAACTAATTTGAGAGGAGCTGAATTATTGGTAGAAAAGATGCAAAAATCAACTTACTTTGAAAAGGTTGGATCTATTAATTTATCAATTTCTTTTGGATGTGCTTGTAAAAATACATGCAGCAATAAAATTGCAAATATCTTTAAAAAGGCCGAGAAAAACATGTACAAGCAAAAATTATGCGAAAGTCAAAATATAAAATTAAATATTATAAACATAATAATTGATACCATGTGTGAAAAATTTAAAGGAATTGAAACTTATTATTTAAAAATAAGCAATCTTTGTGAAACGGTGGGTAAACAATTAAATTTGCCTGATAACGATATTGAAGATTTAAGAACAGCAGCATTACTTCACGATATAGGTAATATATCTTTAGATGAAAATATTCTGAATAAACCTGACAAGTTAACTAATTTAGAGCGCTTTGAAATACAACATCATCCAGAAACAGGATATCATATATTAAACTCAGTTAACAACATGGCAAAGGTATCTGAATATGTACTTGATCATCATGAGCGTTGGGATGGCAAAGGATATCCTAGAGGACTAAAAGGAGATAAAATTCCAATACAATCAAGAATTATTTCTATAGTTGATACCTATGCCACACTAATAAATGAAAAGCCTTATAGAAAAGCATTTACAAAGGAACAAGCCATTGAAATAATAAAAAAGAACTCAGGTACTCAGTTTGATCCAGCTATTGTAAAAGAATTTATAAAGATTTTGGAACAGGCTACTGTTCATTAA
- a CDS encoding GntR family transcriptional regulator, translated as MIYNDDKLPKYVKIAEYFKKLMESGGIKYGEKILSESEIVEKFKVSRHTVRQALMELNNSKYIQKEQGKGTFCIFREKDNSVKNIAVLTTYISNYIFPTIISGIEEVLSSYGYNLTLFNTNNEKQKERECLKKIIDSEVLGLIVEPTKSALENTNLDLYRELEKKSIPYIMINAQYDALNPAYIIMDDIKGGNIITNYLLQLGHREIAGIFKSDDLQGVNRKLGYIKSLEEYKIELNKDYLGEYETSEANFFPYEFTSNLLRKSNRPSSIVCYNDQIAVQVLQAIRDMGYSVPEDISIVGYDDSDLATATEVKLTTIRHPKQEMGRRAARFLMNMIEKKEEKLEYIYKPELIVRNSAIVRGIQLNKEPSSIIIK; from the coding sequence ATGATTTATAATGATGATAAATTACCTAAGTATGTTAAAATAGCTGAATATTTTAAAAAGCTTATGGAATCTGGTGGAATAAAATATGGAGAAAAAATACTTTCAGAAAGTGAAATTGTAGAAAAATTTAAGGTTAGTAGACATACTGTTAGGCAAGCACTTATGGAACTAAATAATAGTAAATATATACAAAAAGAGCAGGGTAAAGGTACCTTTTGTATTTTTAGAGAAAAGGATAATTCGGTAAAGAATATAGCCGTGCTTACAACTTATATATCTAATTATATATTTCCTACAATTATAAGTGGTATTGAAGAAGTATTGAGTTCTTATGGATATAATCTAACATTATTTAATACCAATAATGAAAAACAAAAAGAGAGAGAATGTTTAAAAAAAATAATCGATAGTGAAGTATTAGGACTTATTGTTGAACCTACTAAAAGTGCACTTGAAAATACAAATTTAGATTTGTATAGGGAGTTAGAAAAAAAAAGTATACCTTATATTATGATTAATGCACAGTATGATGCATTAAATCCAGCATATATAATTATGGATGATATAAAGGGTGGGAATATTATAACAAATTATCTATTACAACTTGGTCATAGGGAAATAGCAGGCATATTTAAGTCAGATGATCTTCAAGGTGTAAACAGAAAGCTTGGATATATAAAATCTTTGGAAGAATATAAAATAGAATTAAATAAAGATTATTTAGGAGAATATGAAACTAGTGAAGCAAATTTTTTTCCTTATGAATTTACTAGCAATCTACTTAGAAAAAGTAACAGACCATCATCAATAGTTTGTTATAACGATCAAATCGCAGTACAAGTTTTACAGGCTATACGAGATATGGGATATAGTGTTCCAGAAGATATTTCTATTGTTGGATATGATGATTCAGATTTGGCTACTGCAACAGAAGTAAAGCTTACAACTATTAGGCATCCTAAGCAGGAAATGGGAAGAAGAGCAGCTAGATTTTTAATGAATATGATTGAAAAGAAAGAAGAAAAATTAGAATATATCTACAAGCCAGAGCTTATAGTAAGAAATTCTGCAATTGTTAGGGGAATTCAGCTTAACAAGGAGCCTTCTAGTATAATAATTAAGTAG
- a CDS encoding ribulokinase, with protein MGKYVVGVDFGTQSGRAVVISVDEGKQLSEAVSFYRDEVIDEFLPGTDIKLSSDWALQNPDDYIEVLFTAVPEAIKKSGVNKDDIIGIGIDFTACTMMPVSKDGKVLCQIKQFKNNPHAWTKLWKHHAAQSEANKLNEIAKERGEDFLQRYGGKISSEWLIPKIWQILNEAPEIYNKADKFMEATDWVTMQMTGVDIKNSCTAGYKAIWNKRTGYPSKEFFKALDPRLENLVEEKLNSKIVSIGSKAGELIKEMADNMGLNSGIAVCVGNVDAHVSAPAVNVVEPGNMLMIMGTSICDILLGMEEKIVPGMCGVVEDGAVPGFFAYEAGQSAVGDIFEWYVDNCIPEEYKKEALEKEVNIHSLLEEKASKLKPGESGLLALDWLNGNRSVLVDTDLTGMILGLTLLTKPEEIYRSLIEATAYGKNMIIETFENSGVPIKELYACGGLPQKNKMLMQIYSDVTNKRINISASPQTPALGAAMFAAVAAGKEKGGYDDIFEAAKNMAKLKEEHYEPIKQNVEAYRKLYNEYKKLHDYFGRGENNVMKILKNIKSEVNK; from the coding sequence ATGGGCAAATATGTTGTAGGTGTCGATTTTGGAACACAATCTGGTAGGGCTGTTGTTATATCAGTAGATGAAGGGAAACAATTAAGTGAGGCGGTCAGTTTTTATAGGGATGAAGTAATTGATGAATTTTTACCAGGAACAGATATTAAACTTTCATCAGATTGGGCTCTTCAAAATCCAGATGATTATATTGAGGTGCTATTTACTGCAGTACCTGAAGCTATTAAAAAATCTGGAGTGAATAAAGATGATATTATAGGAATAGGCATAGATTTTACAGCATGTACTATGATGCCAGTATCAAAGGATGGTAAGGTTTTATGTCAAATAAAACAATTTAAAAACAATCCACATGCATGGACTAAATTATGGAAACATCATGCAGCTCAATCAGAAGCAAATAAATTAAATGAAATTGCCAAAGAGAGAGGAGAAGATTTCCTTCAGAGGTATGGTGGTAAAATATCATCTGAATGGTTAATACCAAAAATATGGCAAATATTAAATGAAGCACCAGAGATTTATAATAAAGCAGATAAATTTATGGAAGCTACAGATTGGGTTACTATGCAGATGACAGGAGTAGATATTAAAAATAGTTGTACTGCAGGATATAAAGCAATTTGGAATAAGAGAACAGGATATCCTTCAAAAGAATTTTTTAAAGCATTAGATCCAAGACTTGAAAATTTAGTAGAAGAAAAGCTAAATAGTAAAATAGTGTCCATAGGAAGTAAAGCAGGAGAGCTTATAAAAGAAATGGCAGATAACATGGGCCTTAATTCAGGAATAGCTGTGTGTGTAGGAAATGTAGATGCGCATGTGTCAGCACCGGCAGTTAATGTAGTTGAACCAGGTAATATGCTTATGATTATGGGAACATCTATATGTGACATACTTTTAGGAATGGAAGAAAAAATAGTACCAGGAATGTGTGGTGTAGTTGAAGATGGAGCTGTGCCAGGATTTTTTGCATATGAAGCAGGACAGTCAGCTGTAGGAGATATATTTGAGTGGTATGTGGATAATTGTATACCAGAAGAATATAAAAAAGAAGCTTTAGAAAAAGAAGTTAATATACATTCATTGTTAGAAGAAAAGGCTTCAAAATTAAAACCAGGTGAAAGTGGACTTCTTGCTCTTGATTGGTTAAATGGAAATAGGTCTGTACTGGTTGATACTGATTTAACAGGAATGATTTTAGGACTTACTCTTTTAACAAAACCAGAGGAAATATATAGATCACTAATTGAAGCTACTGCTTATGGCAAAAATATGATAATAGAAACTTTTGAAAATTCAGGAGTACCTATTAAAGAACTTTATGCTTGTGGAGGGCTTCCACAAAAAAATAAAATGCTTATGCAAATATATTCTGACGTAACAAATAAAAGGATAAATATATCTGCGTCTCCTCAAACGCCAGCATTGGGTGCAGCAATGTTTGCAGCAGTGGCTGCTGGAAAAGAGAAGGGTGGATATGATGATATATTTGAAGCAGCTAAAAATATGGCCAAGCTTAAGGAAGAACATTATGAACCTATTAAACAAAATGTGGAAGCATACAGAAAACTATATAATGAGTATAAAAAGCTTCATGACTATTTTGGAAGAGGAGAAAATAATGTAATGAAAATTTTAAAAAACATAAAAAGTGAAGTAAACAAATAA
- a CDS encoding L-ribulose-5-phosphate 4-epimerase: MLEDLKSRVLEANLELVRKNLVIYTWGNVSGIDRENGFVVIKPSGVNYDELKVEDMVVVDLEGKVIEGHFKPSSDTSTHLVLYKAFKEIGGVVHTHSEWATSFAQAGLSVPAFGTTHADYFYGEIPCTRAMTEGEIKGEYEKETGSVIVETFKNINPLFIPGVLVNGHGPFSWGKDCDEAVYNSVVMEQVSKIAFNTINLKGNRNPMDQVLLDKHFLRKHGKSAYYGQK; this comes from the coding sequence ATGTTAGAAGATTTAAAAAGCAGAGTGCTGGAAGCAAATTTAGAATTAGTTCGTAAAAATCTTGTTATATATACATGGGGAAATGTAAGTGGAATAGATAGGGAAAATGGATTTGTTGTTATAAAACCAAGTGGGGTAAATTATGATGAGCTAAAAGTTGAGGATATGGTAGTAGTTGACCTTGAAGGAAAAGTAATAGAGGGACATTTTAAGCCTTCTTCAGATACTTCTACACATTTAGTATTGTATAAGGCTTTTAAAGAAATAGGAGGAGTAGTACATACCCATTCAGAATGGGCCACTAGCTTTGCTCAAGCAGGATTAAGTGTACCAGCATTTGGTACAACTCATGCAGATTATTTTTATGGAGAAATACCATGTACAAGAGCCATGACTGAAGGAGAGATAAAGGGAGAGTATGAAAAGGAAACAGGCAGCGTAATAGTGGAAACATTTAAAAATATTAATCCTTTATTTATTCCAGGAGTATTGGTAAATGGTCATGGTCCATTTAGTTGGGGAAAAGATTGTGATGAAGCTGTTTACAATTCAGTGGTAATGGAGCAAGTATCTAAAATTGCCTTTAATACAATTAATTTGAAAGGAAATAGAAATCCTATGGATCAGGTATTGTTAGATAAACATTTTTTAAGAAAGCATGGAAAAAGTGCTTATTATGGGCAAAAATAA
- a CDS encoding response regulator transcription factor, with translation MYKLLIADDEARIRKGLRNSINWTELNIEIVGEAEDGEIALKLVKELKPHIIMLDICMPFLNGLELIKKLKNVNEKCIIIIVTGYDQFEYMHEALKLKVFDYILKPVNRENLKDTILKAVQELSKIERKRNYLNWTSRQVDENLNSLRQVFFNNWFKDKLEYKDIIDELKFLKIKFSDHIGMISIKVVEKFKFELYFKNWDRELLNFAIINIACDLLEKFKPEAVFIDENNNIIIFTNICSGSRWYNLGIELEEKVYSYLGYIVVTEQEKVLSGINEVKDIYNKLVDKINEKTQCKPVVLLTMKYINKNYHVNDLNLQSVADQFNVSSSYLSKLIKQEIGISFSDYITNIRIKKAICFMEDPKMKIYEVAESVGYSNQHYFCKAFKKVIGVSPTEYRGGSI, from the coding sequence ATGTATAAACTTCTAATTGCTGATGATGAAGCAAGAATAAGAAAGGGACTTAGAAACTCAATTAATTGGACTGAACTAAATATTGAAATAGTAGGAGAGGCAGAGGATGGAGAGATAGCATTAAAACTTGTGAAGGAGTTGAAGCCTCATATAATAATGCTAGATATATGTATGCCGTTTTTAAATGGGTTAGAACTTATAAAAAAGCTAAAAAATGTAAATGAAAAATGTATTATTATAATAGTTACAGGATACGATCAATTTGAATATATGCATGAAGCATTGAAATTAAAAGTTTTTGACTATATTTTAAAGCCAGTTAATAGAGAAAATTTAAAGGATACTATTTTAAAAGCTGTACAGGAATTAAGCAAAATTGAAAGAAAAAGAAATTATTTAAATTGGACAAGCAGACAAGTGGATGAAAACTTAAATTCATTAAGACAAGTGTTTTTTAATAATTGGTTTAAAGATAAATTGGAATATAAGGACATAATAGATGAACTAAAGTTTTTAAAAATTAAGTTTTCAGATCATATAGGTATGATATCAATAAAAGTAGTTGAAAAGTTTAAATTTGAATTGTACTTTAAGAATTGGGATAGAGAACTATTAAATTTTGCTATAATTAATATAGCCTGTGATTTATTGGAAAAGTTTAAACCTGAAGCAGTGTTTATTGATGAAAATAATAACATTATTATCTTTACTAATATATGTAGTGGCAGCCGATGGTATAATTTGGGGATTGAATTAGAAGAAAAGGTATATTCCTACCTTGGATATATTGTAGTAACAGAACAAGAAAAAGTGTTAAGTGGTATTAATGAAGTGAAAGATATTTATAATAAATTGGTGGATAAGATAAATGAAAAAACTCAATGCAAGCCTGTAGTGCTTTTGACAATGAAGTATATTAATAAAAATTATCATGTAAACGATTTGAATCTTCAAAGTGTTGCAGATCAGTTTAATGTAAGCTCTTCCTACTTAAGTAAACTTATAAAACAAGAAATAGGAATATCTTTTAGTGATTATATTACTAATATAAGAATTAAAAAAGCAATATGTTTTATGGAAGATCCTAAAATGAAAATTTATGAAGTAGCAGAATCCGTTGGTTATAGTAATCAGCATTATTTTTGTAAGGCTTTTAAAAAAGTCATAGGAGTTTCTCCTACAGAGTATCGTGGAGGTAGTATATAG